One region of Flavobacterium pisciphilum genomic DNA includes:
- the rnpA gene encoding ribonuclease P protein component, with amino-acid sequence MSFTYPKNERLKSKTIIGLLFSEGKSVSKYPLRLVYYSGGLEENEKIKMGVSVSKKYFKKAVDRNYFKRVLRETYRLNKHILLDNLDKPYSFMLFYQTKDRLSYDEINTKTIQLFEKFLLQLNPNPAPEAKTDLQNDTIQ; translated from the coding sequence ATGAGCTTTACATACCCAAAAAACGAACGACTAAAAAGCAAAACAATAATTGGACTACTCTTTTCCGAAGGGAAATCAGTTTCTAAATATCCGTTGCGATTGGTTTATTATTCAGGAGGTTTGGAGGAAAATGAGAAAATTAAAATGGGTGTTTCGGTATCCAAAAAATATTTCAAAAAAGCTGTTGACCGCAATTACTTCAAACGTGTTTTACGCGAAACGTATAGATTAAACAAACATATTTTGCTTGATAATTTAGACAAGCCTTATTCGTTTATGCTCTTTTATCAAACAAAAGACAGGTTGTCTTATGACGAAATCAATACTAAAACGATTCAATTGTTTGAAAAATTTTTACTTCAGCTAAATCCAAATCCTGCTCCTGAGGCTAAAACAGATTTACAAAACGATACTATTCAATAG
- a CDS encoding acyl-ACP desaturase, with translation MSIKNIRLEVMQFLEKNVDSFVEQYLIPVEKIWQPSDFLPNSEKDTFFEEVKELREIAKELPYDFWVTLVGDTITEEALPTYESWLMDVEGINQVENGGNGWSKWIRQWTGEENRHGDLLNKYLYLSGRVNMREIEMTTQHLINDGFDIGTGSDPYKNFVYTSFQELATYVSHNRVAQMAKKYGDNKLSKMCKMIAGDEMRHHHAYSEFVTRIFQVDPSEMMLAFQYMMKAKIVMPAHFLRESGQKISTAFEQFSDSAQRIGVYTASDYVDIMQKLINKWEIDKIGGLTDEAEKARDYLMKLPGRMAKISERLVIPQESHIFKWVEPARL, from the coding sequence ATGTCTATAAAGAACATTCGATTAGAAGTAATGCAGTTTTTAGAGAAAAACGTGGACAGCTTCGTTGAACAGTATTTAATACCTGTTGAGAAAATTTGGCAGCCGTCAGATTTTTTACCTAATTCAGAAAAAGATACTTTTTTTGAAGAAGTAAAAGAGCTACGCGAAATTGCTAAAGAGTTACCATACGATTTTTGGGTAACTTTAGTAGGGGATACTATTACCGAAGAAGCTTTACCTACTTATGAATCATGGTTAATGGATGTAGAAGGTATCAATCAAGTTGAAAATGGTGGAAATGGATGGTCTAAATGGATCAGACAGTGGACAGGTGAAGAAAACCGTCATGGTGATTTACTAAACAAATATTTGTATTTATCAGGTCGTGTAAACATGCGTGAGATAGAAATGACTACACAGCATTTAATCAACGATGGTTTTGATATTGGAACAGGAAGTGATCCATATAAAAACTTTGTATACACTAGTTTTCAAGAGCTAGCAACTTATGTTTCACATAACAGAGTAGCACAAATGGCTAAGAAATATGGAGATAATAAATTGTCTAAAATGTGTAAAATGATTGCAGGTGACGAAATGCGTCATCACCATGCATATAGCGAATTTGTTACTCGTATTTTTCAAGTAGATCCTAGTGAAATGATGCTTGCTTTTCAATACATGATGAAAGCAAAAATCGTTATGCCTGCACATTTCCTTAGAGAATCGGGACAAAAAATAAGTACCGCTTTTGAACAATTTTCAGATTCAGCACAACGTATCGGAGTTTACACCGCTAGTGATTATGTTGATATCATGCAAAAGTTAATTAACAAATGGGAAATTGATAAAATTGGTGGACTTACTGATGAAGCTGAAAAAGCCCGTGACTATTTGATGAAATTACCTGGAAGAATGGCGAAAATTTCGGAAAGATTGGTTATTCCTCAAGAATCACATATTTTTAAATGGGTAGAACCTGCTAGATTGTAA
- a CDS encoding LysM peptidoglycan-binding domain-containing protein translates to MIVKNTTLSVLLLSTMGLFAQDVAQTNTVVKPEIKISYLDSVKKSFVKDEYATRVDSLWMKELVSLDIYEDLSKDIQTINTDAKVDYELPTELLKQRLEAMNEKSPFNIQYNQGLENIIKSFLKNRKKSFSRLMALSEYYFPMFEEAFAKQNVPLEIKYLAVVESALNPKAVSKMGATGLWQFMYHTGKQYNLKIDSFIDERSDPLKASAAAAEYMSKMFNIFGDWELVLASYNSGPGNVSKAIRRSGGKKTYWDIRNHLPKETQGYVPAFLATMYLYEYHNEHGINPDRAVVQHFQTDTIRIKEKMTFKQISSLLDIPEAQLQLLNPSYKLNVVPFYQDEEHFLRLPKEKASVFASNEDKIYAYLDHEVSPKSNQVQTLVATTKATSPRATQTVVSKTQLYKVRSGDNLGSIANKYNVSIVQLKKWNNLKSNSIALGRNLKIISESKIIKKDINEVKLVPAVDKKRTEEAIASVEDKNTKEAQPSLYVVQAGDNLSSIAKKLNVSVADLKEWNGLTAENMDMVSSMKKLVIHSKAEESDEAPEIMVASNNIDTFKKKTASVKNIGVDYYVKKGDSLYSIAKKYPGVTISDIKKWNDIENGDIKPGMKLKING, encoded by the coding sequence ATGATTGTAAAAAATACCACATTATCAGTACTCCTGTTATCCACAATGGGCTTGTTTGCACAAGATGTTGCACAAACAAATACCGTTGTAAAACCGGAAATCAAAATTTCATATTTAGATTCAGTTAAGAAATCATTCGTAAAAGATGAATATGCAACTCGCGTAGATAGTCTTTGGATGAAGGAATTGGTGAGTTTAGATATTTACGAAGATTTATCAAAAGATATCCAAACAATAAATACAGATGCAAAGGTAGATTATGAATTGCCAACAGAGTTGCTAAAACAACGACTTGAAGCAATGAATGAAAAATCGCCCTTTAATATTCAGTATAATCAAGGGTTGGAAAATATTATAAAGTCATTCCTAAAGAATCGTAAAAAATCATTTTCTCGATTAATGGCTTTATCAGAGTATTATTTTCCAATGTTCGAAGAAGCATTTGCTAAACAGAACGTTCCTTTAGAAATAAAATACTTAGCCGTTGTAGAATCTGCTTTAAACCCTAAAGCAGTTTCTAAAATGGGCGCTACAGGACTTTGGCAATTCATGTACCACACAGGTAAACAATACAATCTAAAAATAGATTCGTTTATCGATGAGCGTAGTGATCCCTTAAAAGCCTCAGCTGCTGCTGCCGAATACATGTCAAAAATGTTTAACATATTTGGCGATTGGGAACTGGTTCTAGCATCTTATAATTCAGGTCCAGGAAATGTATCTAAAGCGATTCGTCGTTCAGGAGGAAAAAAGACATATTGGGATATTCGTAATCACTTACCAAAAGAAACACAAGGATATGTTCCCGCTTTTTTAGCAACAATGTATCTTTATGAATACCACAATGAACATGGAATAAACCCGGATAGAGCTGTCGTACAACATTTCCAGACAGATACTATACGAATTAAAGAGAAAATGACATTTAAGCAAATTTCTAGTTTGCTTGATATTCCCGAAGCCCAGTTACAGCTTTTAAACCCTTCGTACAAACTTAATGTAGTTCCGTTTTATCAAGATGAAGAGCATTTCTTGAGGTTACCAAAAGAAAAAGCTTCTGTGTTTGCTTCAAATGAAGATAAGATTTATGCTTACCTTGATCATGAAGTAAGCCCAAAATCAAATCAGGTTCAAACATTAGTTGCAACAACGAAAGCAACTTCGCCTAGAGCAACGCAAACAGTTGTTTCAAAAACACAACTTTATAAAGTTCGTTCAGGAGATAATTTAGGTTCAATTGCCAACAAATACAATGTTTCAATTGTACAGTTGAAGAAATGGAATAATCTAAAAAGTAATTCAATCGCTTTAGGTAGAAACTTAAAAATTATTTCAGAAAGCAAAATTATCAAGAAAGACATTAACGAAGTAAAATTGGTTCCAGCAGTTGATAAAAAACGTACTGAAGAAGCCATTGCTAGTGTTGAAGATAAAAATACAAAAGAAGCACAACCATCACTTTATGTGGTGCAGGCAGGAGATAACTTAAGCAGTATTGCAAAGAAGCTTAATGTTTCAGTAGCTGACCTAAAAGAATGGAACGGACTTACTGCAGAGAACATGGATATGGTATCTTCAATGAAGAAGTTAGTAATCCATTCAAAAGCTGAAGAATCAGATGAAGCTCCAGAAATCATGGTGGCATCAAATAATATTGATACATTTAAGAAAAAAACTGCTTCTGTAAAAAATATTGGAGTTGATTATTATGTCAAAAAAGGAGATTCGTTATATAGTATCGCCAAAAAATATCCAGGAGTAACTATTTCGGATATTAAAAAATGGAATGACATTGAAAACGGAGATATTAAACCCGGAATGAAACTCAAAATAAACGGATAA
- a CDS encoding S41 family peptidase, whose translation MVTFFKKKIIIPIVAAAFLFIGTSFKDDFFEIAKQIEIFTTLFKAVNTNYVDETNPGDLMDKAIKSMLGSLDPYTVYFNEQDVINFKINNTGEYTGIGALITRKADRLIIKEQYKDYPADKAGLKAGDEIIQIGDVLIADFKDDASQLLKGAKNTKIAVKYLRQGKTNTTDIVLDEVDIKSVPFFGKIDDKTGYIVLAHFSRKASAETQNALEQLKRDGATQIVLDLRGNPGGLLNEAVNICNLFVPKNEVIVTTKSRIEKHNNTYKTTKEPIDTQIPLAILVNGRSASASEIVSGALQDLDRAVVLGSRSFGKGLVQRSVDLTYGTQLKVTISRYYTPSGRCIQALDYAHKDKNGVATKTDAKNFNAFKTRKGRTVYDGGGVMPDIELDETKLSPITNALLKNDGIFDYATSYYYKNPNLGTQVPNLTDADYNSFKQFLKTNKITFDTETEVALKNTLTAAKKEKIDETITAEYQQLLNALEKSETTLLDKNQKEIKNLILEELIKRYQYQEGLYRYYIKNNSEIKKAVGILNNQTEYKSILKM comes from the coding sequence ATGGTCACGTTTTTCAAAAAAAAAATTATAATTCCAATTGTTGCAGCTGCATTTTTATTCATTGGAACCAGTTTCAAAGATGACTTCTTTGAAATTGCCAAACAAATAGAAATCTTCACAACCTTATTTAAAGCCGTTAACACTAATTATGTAGACGAAACCAATCCTGGTGATCTAATGGACAAAGCCATTAAGAGCATGTTGGGTAGTTTAGATCCTTACACTGTTTACTTCAATGAGCAAGATGTTATCAATTTTAAAATTAATAATACTGGAGAATATACTGGAATTGGTGCTTTGATTACCCGAAAAGCCGATCGATTAATCATAAAAGAACAATATAAAGATTATCCTGCCGATAAAGCTGGACTTAAGGCTGGTGATGAAATTATTCAAATTGGTGATGTCTTAATTGCTGACTTTAAAGATGATGCTTCGCAATTATTAAAAGGAGCCAAAAACACCAAAATTGCAGTAAAATATCTCCGTCAAGGAAAAACAAATACTACTGATATTGTTCTAGATGAAGTAGATATTAAATCGGTTCCTTTCTTTGGTAAAATAGATGATAAAACGGGGTATATCGTTTTGGCTCATTTTAGCCGTAAAGCTTCTGCCGAAACACAAAACGCATTAGAACAACTTAAACGTGACGGTGCTACACAGATTGTTTTGGATTTGAGAGGAAACCCTGGTGGACTTCTTAATGAAGCAGTAAATATTTGCAATCTTTTTGTGCCAAAAAATGAAGTTATTGTAACTACAAAATCAAGAATCGAAAAACACAACAATACTTATAAAACTACCAAAGAGCCTATAGATACACAGATTCCGCTAGCAATTTTAGTTAATGGAAGAAGCGCTTCGGCATCTGAGATTGTTTCGGGGGCATTACAGGATTTAGACCGTGCCGTTGTTCTGGGTAGCCGCAGTTTTGGAAAAGGTTTAGTTCAACGTTCTGTTGATCTTACTTATGGAACGCAATTAAAGGTTACTATTTCTCGCTATTATACTCCTTCTGGAAGATGCATTCAGGCATTAGACTATGCTCATAAAGATAAAAATGGGGTGGCTACAAAAACTGATGCTAAAAACTTTAATGCTTTTAAAACCAGAAAAGGCAGAACTGTTTATGATGGTGGTGGCGTTATGCCAGATATTGAATTGGATGAAACCAAATTGAGCCCTATTACCAATGCTTTATTAAAAAACGACGGTATATTTGACTATGCAACAAGTTACTACTATAAAAACCCTAATCTAGGAACCCAAGTTCCGAACTTAACTGATGCTGATTACAATAGCTTTAAACAATTTTTGAAAACGAATAAAATCACATTTGACACTGAAACTGAAGTAGCACTGAAAAACACTTTGACCGCTGCCAAGAAAGAAAAAATAGACGAGACTATTACTGCTGAATATCAGCAATTACTGAATGCTCTGGAGAAAAGCGAAACTACTTTGCTTGACAAAAATCAAAAAGAAATTAAGAATCTAATTTTAGAAGAGTTAATAAAAAGATACCAATATCAAGAAGGTTTGTATCGATATTATATTAAAAACAATTCTGAGATTAAAAAAGCCGTTGGCATTTTAAACAATCAAACAGAATATAAGTCTATCTTAAAAATGTAA
- a CDS encoding PorP/SprF family type IX secretion system membrane protein yields the protein MKKIIISFLLMAVTSGYSQELNLPVFTQYLADNPFVVSSTFAGIGDNLRIRANGLTQWVGIKDAPDNQSLYADFRILDRSGVGISLYNDKNGYTRQTGAKISFAHHLILDYYSKQYLSFGISYNINNFKININEFTPTYDNPLPDPSITDNRFVSNNNFDVGVLYRNKAFYLSLNASNILNKEIDRFDGIEPNLLRNYQVYTGYVFRGAENNRIEFEPSVYYQLFASDQRSSTDFNFKFRQYNRYEDYYWLGVSYRFLNDQFFQPLMVGPMAGFKKSDFYFGYSYQASLNRIGAYNSGTHVVTIGFDFLQAISNCPCTQNPVHD from the coding sequence ATGAAAAAAATTATCATATCATTTCTACTTATGGCTGTAACATCAGGTTACAGCCAAGAGTTAAATTTGCCAGTTTTTACACAGTACCTAGCCGATAACCCATTTGTAGTATCTTCAACATTTGCAGGTATTGGGGATAACCTTAGAATACGTGCCAATGGTTTAACGCAATGGGTAGGTATCAAGGATGCACCCGATAACCAATCGCTTTATGCCGATTTTAGAATTTTGGATCGTTCAGGAGTGGGAATCTCGCTTTATAATGATAAAAATGGTTATACCAGACAAACTGGTGCCAAAATATCATTTGCTCACCACTTGATTCTTGATTATTATTCAAAACAATACCTGTCATTTGGTATATCGTATAATATCAATAATTTTAAAATCAATATAAACGAGTTCACACCAACGTACGATAATCCACTTCCGGATCCAAGTATTACTGACAATCGATTCGTTTCTAATAACAACTTTGATGTAGGTGTTTTGTACCGTAATAAGGCGTTTTACTTAAGCCTTAATGCAAGTAACATCCTAAACAAGGAAATAGATAGATTTGATGGGATAGAGCCTAATTTGCTTCGAAACTATCAAGTGTATACAGGATATGTTTTTAGAGGAGCTGAAAATAACCGAATCGAGTTCGAACCATCAGTTTACTACCAATTGTTTGCTAGTGATCAACGTTCAAGTACCGATTTCAACTTTAAATTCAGACAATACAACCGTTACGAAGATTATTACTGGTTAGGAGTTTCATATCGATTCTTGAATGATCAGTTCTTTCAACCCTTGATGGTAGGTCCGATGGCAGGTTTTAAAAAGTCAGATTTTTATTTTGGATATTCATACCAAGCATCACTAAACCGAATTGGAGCCTATAATTCAGGGACCCATGTGGTAACGATAGGATTCGATTTCCTTCAAGCAATTAGTAACTGCCCATGTACCCAAAATCCGGTTCATGATTGA
- a CDS encoding DUF4837 family protein, translating to MNKTHFLLLIIPFLLFSCLKKNEKVHQHKNSSKINTISIIIDDQLWYGEVGDSIRNKFASPVVGLIQEEPLFTINQYPAKLLEGFMTDGRNIIVVKKSNVNKFEITKNVYTSPQNVFRISGKSVSDIINAFEIHTPQIIRIIRETEIAECQRINSKSLMNPAILNNKFHIKLDVPTGYEYVLHKRNFIWLKKEMVSGSTSLLIYQVPIKNITKNSNIVGNIVKMRDSVGSYIKGREPNTRMITEEAYAPYFSKITLDGKKAFETKGTWDLRNDFMTGPFVNYAIIDESYNRILVLEGFCYSPSHEERDSMLELEAIIKSVKINKR from the coding sequence ATGAATAAAACCCATTTTTTATTGCTTATAATCCCGTTTTTGTTATTCTCATGCCTTAAAAAGAATGAGAAGGTACATCAGCATAAGAATAGCAGTAAGATCAACACAATCTCGATTATTATAGATGATCAGTTGTGGTATGGAGAAGTAGGAGATAGTATCCGAAATAAATTTGCTTCACCAGTTGTTGGGCTTATCCAAGAGGAGCCTTTATTTACCATAAATCAATATCCAGCCAAATTATTAGAAGGTTTTATGACCGATGGGCGAAATATTATTGTGGTTAAAAAATCGAATGTCAATAAATTCGAAATCACCAAAAATGTATACACATCACCACAGAATGTGTTCCGAATATCAGGAAAATCAGTTTCGGATATTATAAATGCTTTTGAAATTCATACACCGCAAATCATTCGAATCATTAGAGAAACTGAAATTGCAGAATGTCAAAGAATCAACAGCAAATCTTTGATGAATCCTGCGATATTGAATAACAAGTTTCACATAAAGTTAGATGTTCCAACTGGATATGAATATGTTTTACATAAACGTAATTTTATTTGGCTAAAAAAGGAAATGGTAAGTGGCAGTACGAGTTTGCTTATTTATCAAGTTCCAATAAAAAATATTACCAAGAATTCAAATATAGTAGGCAACATCGTTAAGATGCGAGATTCTGTAGGTAGCTATATTAAAGGGAGAGAACCCAATACCCGAATGATTACCGAAGAAGCTTATGCACCTTATTTTTCTAAAATAACCTTAGATGGGAAAAAAGCATTTGAAACAAAAGGGACATGGGATTTAAGAAATGATTTCATGACTGGACCATTTGTGAATTATGCAATTATAGATGAATCGTATAACCGTATACTAGTTCTAGAGGGATTTTGTTATTCGCCTTCGCATGAAGAACGAGATTCGATGTTAGAACTAGAAGCGATAATCAAATCGGTTAAAATCAACAAGCGATAA
- a CDS encoding lysophospholipid acyltransferase family protein, whose product MQKLISYPISVIYYLCFGFCLAIFHPIQWVCLNVFGYQAHKKSVDYLNFFLVKCTNLVGTTYKFENRELIPEGVPIIFVSNHQSMYDIVAMIWYLRRFHCKFVSKKELGSGIPSVSYNLRHGGSVLIDRKDPKQAIPVIKGMSEYIEKYKRAAVIFPEGTRSKTGKPKEFAQSGLKILCKYAPSAYVVPVSINNSWKMVKFGFFPVGLGNHLTFTIHKPLAVKDYDFATIMENTEKAVVEGIKI is encoded by the coding sequence ATGCAAAAACTTATTTCGTACCCCATATCCGTTATTTATTATTTGTGTTTTGGATTTTGTTTAGCAATCTTCCATCCAATTCAATGGGTTTGTCTTAATGTTTTTGGCTACCAAGCGCATAAAAAAAGTGTTGACTATCTCAATTTCTTTTTGGTAAAATGTACTAACCTTGTAGGGACAACCTATAAATTTGAGAATAGAGAATTGATTCCTGAAGGAGTTCCCATCATTTTTGTTTCAAATCACCAAAGCATGTACGATATTGTGGCAATGATTTGGTATTTACGCCGTTTTCATTGTAAATTTGTAAGTAAGAAAGAGTTAGGTTCTGGAATACCAAGTGTATCTTATAATTTACGCCATGGAGGTTCAGTCCTAATTGATAGAAAAGACCCTAAACAAGCCATTCCAGTAATCAAAGGAATGTCTGAATATATTGAAAAATACAAACGTGCTGCCGTAATCTTCCCAGAAGGCACTAGGAGTAAAACCGGAAAACCTAAGGAATTTGCACAAAGCGGCTTGAAGATATTATGCAAATATGCACCATCTGCATATGTTGTACCAGTTAGTATTAATAACTCATGGAAAATGGTAAAATTTGGTTTTTTCCCTGTGGGTTTAGGAAATCATCTTACCTTTACCATTCATAAACCGTTAGCAGTGAAAGATTATGATTTTGCTACGATAATGGAGAATACGGAAAAGGCTGTAGTAGAAGGAATTAAAATTTAA
- a CDS encoding phosphoglycerate kinase — MKTLKDFNFKNKKAIIRVDFNVPLDENFNVTDATRIEAAKPTIDAILAQGGSVILMSHLGRPKGVEEKYSLKHILKTASDILGVPVQFATNCVGEVAKDAAANLKPGEVLLLENLRFHAEEEAGDVAFAKELASLGDIYVNDAFGTAHRAHASTTIIAQFFPNEKCFGALLAKEIESLNKVLKNSEKPVTAVLGGSKVSSKITVIENILDKVDHMIIGGGMTFTFIKAQGGKVGNSICEDDKLELALEILRLAKEKGVQIHIPVDVIAADDFSNTANTQVVDVYEIPDGWQGLDAGPKSLENFEKVIMDSKTILWNGPLGVFEMESFAKGTIALGDYIAASTANGAFSLVGGGDSVAAVKQFGFEEKMSYVSTGGGAMLEMLEGKVLPGIAAILD, encoded by the coding sequence ATGAAAACTTTAAAAGATTTTAATTTTAAGAATAAAAAAGCAATAATTCGTGTTGATTTCAATGTACCATTAGATGAAAATTTTAATGTAACAGATGCAACACGTATTGAAGCTGCAAAACCTACAATTGATGCCATTTTAGCACAAGGAGGTAGTGTGATTTTAATGTCACACCTTGGAAGACCAAAAGGAGTTGAAGAGAAATACTCTTTAAAACATATTTTAAAAACAGCTTCAGATATCTTAGGAGTTCCAGTTCAGTTTGCTACAAATTGTGTTGGAGAAGTTGCCAAAGATGCAGCTGCAAATTTAAAACCAGGCGAAGTTTTATTACTTGAAAATTTACGTTTTCACGCCGAAGAAGAAGCCGGAGATGTTGCTTTTGCAAAAGAATTAGCATCATTAGGTGATATCTATGTAAACGATGCTTTCGGAACAGCACATAGAGCACATGCTTCGACAACAATAATTGCCCAATTTTTTCCTAACGAAAAATGTTTCGGGGCATTATTGGCCAAAGAAATAGAAAGCTTAAATAAAGTACTTAAAAATAGTGAAAAACCAGTTACAGCAGTTCTAGGTGGATCTAAAGTTTCTTCGAAAATTACAGTTATCGAGAATATTTTAGACAAAGTAGACCACATGATTATTGGAGGAGGAATGACATTTACCTTCATCAAAGCACAAGGTGGTAAAGTAGGAAATTCTATTTGTGAAGATGACAAATTAGAATTAGCACTTGAAATTTTAAGACTAGCTAAAGAAAAAGGAGTACAAATACATATTCCAGTTGATGTTATTGCTGCAGATGATTTCTCAAATACAGCAAATACACAAGTAGTAGATGTATATGAAATTCCTGATGGATGGCAAGGTCTTGATGCAGGTCCTAAATCATTAGAAAACTTTGAAAAAGTAATCATGGATTCAAAGACGATCTTATGGAATGGACCATTAGGAGTTTTCGAAATGGAATCTTTTGCTAAAGGAACAATTGCTTTAGGAGATTATATTGCTGCATCGACTGCAAATGGAGCTTTCTCACTAGTAGGTGGAGGAGATTCAGTAGCAGCTGTAAAACAATTTGGTTTCGAAGAAAAAATGAGTTATGTATCTACCGGAGGTGGTGCAATGTTAGAAATGTTAGAAGGTAAAGTTTTACCTGGAATAGCAGCTATTTTAGACTAA
- a CDS encoding DUF1579 domain-containing protein — MSKITVISVLVVLCFVSCKKEGNTEVMPNKASDSIKTEAPVAEVPLDSVAQMKAWQAYATPGTPHKLMADEIGTWNCDMTFWSAPDGKPEKATSTADIKMILGGRYQEANYQGKMMGQPFVGRSTLAYNNASKEYTTTFIDNMGTGMLVAYGKYDDKTKSIELKGDMVNPMNGIKTPYRELYTIVDAKTRKMEMFDVKNGKEFKSMEIIMTKKN; from the coding sequence ATGAGTAAAATAACTGTAATATCCGTATTAGTAGTCCTGTGTTTTGTTTCTTGCAAAAAAGAAGGAAACACAGAAGTTATGCCCAATAAAGCGTCAGATAGTATTAAAACAGAAGCACCTGTTGCAGAAGTACCATTAGATTCAGTGGCACAAATGAAAGCATGGCAAGCATATGCTACGCCAGGAACTCCACATAAATTAATGGCAGATGAAATTGGAACATGGAATTGTGATATGACTTTTTGGTCTGCACCCGATGGAAAACCAGAAAAAGCAACTTCAACCGCTGATATTAAAATGATTTTGGGCGGTCGTTATCAGGAAGCTAATTATCAGGGAAAAATGATGGGACAACCATTTGTAGGGAGAAGTACTCTTGCTTACAATAATGCCAGCAAAGAATATACAACCACTTTTATAGATAATATGGGAACGGGAATGTTGGTCGCATACGGGAAATATGATGATAAGACAAAAAGTATCGAACTAAAAGGGGATATGGTCAATCCGATGAATGGTATAAAAACACCATATCGTGAACTATATACTATTGTTGACGCTAAAACCCGAAAAATGGAAATGTTCGATGTGAAAAACGGCAAAGAGTTTAAAAGCATGGAAATTATCATGACTAAGAAAAATTGA
- a CDS encoding GNAT family N-acetyltransferase — MKPNWKIKPFEALTVHELYDTLKLRSEVFVVEQNCVYLDIDGKDKLALHLIGEYEGKIVAHARLFDAGISFDNASIGRVVVSADYRDKKWGHDLMTEAIAGIKTHFGKTDITIGAQLYLQKFYESHGFVQTSEMYLEDDIPHIDMERK; from the coding sequence ATGAAACCAAATTGGAAAATAAAGCCTTTTGAGGCATTAACTGTTCACGAACTATATGATACCCTAAAACTAAGAAGTGAAGTCTTTGTTGTAGAGCAAAACTGTGTTTATTTGGATATTGATGGCAAAGACAAACTAGCTTTACATTTAATAGGCGAATATGAAGGTAAAATTGTAGCACATGCACGTCTATTTGATGCGGGAATTAGTTTTGATAACGCATCAATAGGAAGAGTAGTTGTAAGTGCAGATTATCGAGATAAAAAATGGGGACATGATTTAATGACAGAAGCAATAGCAGGAATCAAAACGCATTTTGGTAAAACTGATATTACTATTGGAGCCCAACTATATTTGCAAAAATTCTATGAAAGCCACGGTTTTGTTCAAACCAGCGAAATGTATCTGGAAGATGATATTCCGCATATAGATATGGAGAGAAAATAA